In the Aridibaculum aurantiacum genome, CCTTCAGCAATGAAGCCTTTGTTATCTAATAAAAGTGCTTCATCATATCCAAGATCTTTTGCTTCCTGCGAGGCCATGATAGAATTTACATAATGGCCCGAAACCTTCGCTTCTATTTTAAAAGCACCAGGATTAGGACGACGTACAGAAGATGTAACTAAGCGTAGCAATTGATGACCTAGATATGCACCCCATTCCCATGCGGCAATCAGTAATTCAGAACTCTTGCCTTTCGTTAACTGCATGTTTGGCGTGCAGGTAACCAATGGGCGTATGTATGCATCTGTGAAATTGTTTTTTTCTAATACAGCATAAGAGATGTCTATCAATTCCTGTGTCTCGTAAGGATAAGGTATGCCTACAGCCTCACAAGAGAATTTCATCCTTTCAAAATGTTCTACCGCTTTAAAGATTTTGACACCGTTGTTTGTTTTGTACGCACGTATGCCTTCAAAAACGGCATAGCCATAATGCAGCGATTGGCTGTAGACATTGCCTGTTGCATCTGCAGCTCTCACAAATTTGTTGTTGAAATAAATGATCGTGTCGTCGTTGTAGTACATGATAGAAGCTGTTATAGTTTAGATGATTTCTTTTATGTTTTGAAAAGCAATAGGAGACAAGCCAC is a window encoding:
- a CDS encoding branched-chain amino acid transaminase translates to MYYNDDTIIYFNNKFVRAADATGNVYSQSLHYGYAVFEGIRAYKTNNGVKIFKAVEHFERMKFSCEAVGIPYPYETQELIDISYAVLEKNNFTDAYIRPLVTCTPNMQLTKGKSSELLIAAWEWGAYLGHQLLRLVTSSVRRPNPGAFKIEAKVSGHYVNSIMASQEAKDLGYDEALLLDNKGFIAEGPGANIFIERNGVLYTPQRGNILPGITRATIIEICQELGIQVVETQLTPEEVKGADGAFFCGTAAEVIGIASLDDVPFTFAWEKTLGAVLQKAYKDKVLERETKTALVA